The DNA region GGAATCAGTGCTGGCGTTTTATGATACCCTGAAAAAGAAGGGAATTAATTGTAAAATCCGCCAAGAGCATGGAACAGATATTGATGCTGCCTGTGGACAGTTAAGAAGCAAACAAATCAAAAAAACAAAAGCCCAGTAAAAGAGATAGATAAGAACTTGTATGAAAGGTGCCTGTCACCCAATGCTACTGCGTTGGGGAGCAGGCACTTTTTTCAGTTGTAAAAGTGCAGGTAAACCGAGTAGAGTATCCGAACCTATGTCGTATGTCCCAACTCAAAGGTTTTCTTTACAAACTCGCTAATCTCTTTAACAGCTTGCTTTGCTTCAGGTATTGATTGGCTCATTTGAAAGACATGCCACATACCTTTCCAAACGGTTAATGTAACATTGACCCCAGCCAATTTGGCTTGCTGTGCCAGCTTTTCCGCATCGCTTAACAAGATTTCAATACTGCCAACTTGAATATAAAGCGGTGGAAATCCACTAAAATCAGCAAAAACAGGTGAAATTAAATTGTGGTCTAGAGACTCACTTCCGGCATATGCCTGAGCAGCTACTTTTACCAATTCAGGATTTAAATACGGATCTTTTTCTCTATTCTTTGAATAACTTGGCCCGCTGCTTGTTAAATCTGCCCAAGGGGAGAGACAAATCACCGCGGCTGGGAGCGGTTCGTTACGATCCCTAAGCAATAATGTGGAAGCAACACTTAAGCCCCCGCCGGCGGAATCACCTGCGAAAATAATATTTGAAGGTTCGTAGCCTTGATCTAAAAGCCAATGATAAATTACCAAGGTATCTTCTGGCGCTGCTGGGAAAGGGTGTTCAGGCGCAAGCCGGTATTCCGGGAGGAGTACTTTCACGCCTGATTCAATCATAATTCTTGCTGCCAGCGTCCTGTGGGTATCGGCTGAGCAATACCCGTATGCTCCTCCATGGAGATATAAAATGACCTTGTTCTTCACCGTTTGCTTGTTTGAAATCCACTCGCAGTACATTCCTTCTATTTGAGCGGATTCGACGGTACAGTTTGGTGGCATTTTTATCCACCTTTTTGCAGTCGAATTCAAGAGCTGCCTTTGCTCTTCCACTCCAGTTACTTTAAGTGTTTTTTTTCTTTTTAGCCTTCTGACGCCTAATTGGATACCCTTTTTTAAAAAATAACTCTTTAATGTTGGCATATATATCTACCCGCCTTTGGCTAGTTATACGTGAATACAACCTAATTTTAACTCTAAATTATCAAGCAATAGTAAAAGTTGTATGAACAAATTTAGAAGAATTATCAAATTATTTAAAAAGGTGTCGACTCCTTTGCTGGGAGCAGACACCTTTTCTAATTAAATATCAAGTTTCTTTTAACATATGTTGTTCTTTTTCCACTTCTAATGCCGATACAATATAGGCAAACCCATTTATAACAAGGTAAATAACATTGGATTGCACCCGTTCCTCTTCTCCTAAGTAGGTATTTAGGATAATGGTAAAAGAAAAGAATAATACAAAAGTTAAAGCGATTTTATTAAATAATTCCATTCGGCAACGACCCCTTTATTCAGCTTCTTATTTAATCATATTTGCTATTAACTGCACTTATGCAAGCAATGATGAAATGAGGTGGAAGTCGGATGAAACTAAACTAAAGAATAATAACCTATTTGAAGTTAAAGCTTTTATTACATCAGGTGAACTTTGTTCTATATAAGTAAAAAGTGGTGACAGGCACCTTAATTGGTTTAATCTGCATTTGTAGGTTTAATTAATTAACTTAACTAACCATGTTATAATATATCCATGATGCAGTATATATGGAGGATTTTTCTATGCAGCGTGGTACTTTTCAATTAATGAAGTCTGTTAATAAATCAATCATTTTAAATAAGATACGTACATCCGAATCCATATCTAGAGCACAGATCGCTAAAGAAACAAGGCTAACACCTCCGACTGTGAGCAGCATTGTAAAAGAACTTATGGAGCAGGAGTTAGTAAGGGAAAGTACCCTTGGCCATTCAAGCGGCGGTCGAAAACCAACAATGTTACATATCAACACCGATACATTTTTTGTTATTGGTCTAGACGCAGGACCAGAAACCGTAGAAGGTGTGTTGACAGACCTTACAGGTGAAATTCTTCATCGAACCTCTAGTTTAATAGAAAAACCGATAACGAATGAGCAATTCATTTCCATTTTAAAGGAAAATATATATACCATTTTAAAATTGTCACAAATCGATCATGACAAAATTATCGGGATAGGAATTGCGATGCATGGGGTAGTGGATATTAAATCAGGAACGTCCCTTGTTGCTCCTATTTTAAACTTAAGTAATATTCCGATTAAAGATGAGTTAGAAGAAGAATTTAACTTAACCGTAAAAGTTGAAAATGATGCACGAGCCATGGCCTTGGGTGAATCTTGGTTTGGAGGGCATGGGGATGTTGATAGTATGGTTGCTGTTAACATTGGACGCGGTGTGGGTGCGGGTATTGTAATTAATGGCAGATTATATCATGGCGCACAGGGGATTGCGGGAGAGTTTGGCCATATGACTATTGATATAAACGGAGAGTTATGTGAGTGCGGAAATCTTGGCTGTCTGCAAACATTTGTAAGCGGTTCAGCAATTGCTGAACGTGCAGCAAAACAGATAAAGGATAATGGAAGTGGAGTAACAGGTAAAGAAGTTTTTGAGTTAGCTCAAAACGGTAATCAATCCTATATTGATTTACTTCATGAAACAGGGAAGATTATTGGAATCGGCTTAACAAATTTAATCCATCTAATTAATCCAAGTGAAATTGTGTTAGGTGGAGGGGTAATGAAGAGTGAAGAGCTGATTATGCCAGCCATCCTGGAAACGATAAAACAAAGAGTATTGACTACGGAGGCAAGGCAGACAAAAGTGGGTGTTACTGGGCTTGGTGATGAGGCAACATTATTAGGGGCGGTTTCATTACTGTTAGTTGAATTATTTGATCCAGTTACAAAAATAGGCTAAACCTTCGATTGAAGGGTTAGCCTATTTTTTATTACTTGGAACTAAACGTAAACACAGTCTGTTCACTGTATTTTTCCCCTGCTTGTAATATTACACTCGGGAATCCTTCATGATGTAATGAAGCAGGGGATGCTTGGGTTTCAAAACATACACCAAGGTATTTTCTAGATAACCCTCCTGCTAAATTTAAATCCTCAGCCAAACCATTCGCTGTATACAAAACTAATCCGGGTTGAGTAGTTTTTAGGGTCATAACACGGCCGCTAGCAGGTTCTTGGACAGTTACTTGAGTGTCTGATATATGATCTAAAATAAAATAATGGTCATATCCGTTTCCAGCTATTTTATTTTGCTCGGTGTCATCGTTAAATCCATCACCAAGCAAACGGTCATCACGGAAGTCAAAGGGGGTTCCCTCAACATGAATCAGATTCCCAGTGGGAATAAGTTCCTTATCTAGTTCAACGAACTTACTGCTATCAATCGCTACACGGTGTTCATGCACAGTATTTTTTAAACTGCCGCTTAAATTAAAATAAGTATGGTTTGTTAAGGTGATTGGTGATGTCTGATCACTGCTTGCCAAATAATTAAGGTCAAGTTCATTTTCGTTTGTGAGTGTATAAGTAACAGTTACATCTATATTTCCGGGATATCCACCCTCACCATCCATACTCTTATGAGTAAGGCTTAAACCCACGGCTTCCTCTGTTAGAAACGGGGCAACTTCCCAAATAACTTGATGAAATCCTTCAGGTCCACCATGTAAATGGTTATTCCCGTTATTCGCCGCTAAGTTATATGTCTTATTACCGAGTTCAAATGAAGCGCCTTGAATCCTGCCTCCAACGCGTCCGATGAGGGCGCCAAAATAATTGGAATTTTGATTATAGTCCTGATAATTCTTATAGCCAAGAACGACATTTTCACGGTTTCCATTTCGATCAGGGACGATAATTTTCGTAATGATTCCACCGTAATCTAGTACACTAACAGACATTCCAAGATCATTTGTCAAAGTGTATTCCTTCCACATCCCTAGGACATCCTTTGTTTCTATGTTCATAAATACATCCGCCTAATTTATTTATTTATTGTGTTAATGAATCGATCAAATGTTTCCCGTTCTTTAAGTACACCTGCATCTTCAAGCACTCTTACAAACTTTTTTCCAAGTTCCTTTTGTAAAATAGCTTCTGCTTGTTCTGGATCAGAAATAGAGCCATATTCTACTTTTAGTTGATCTGCCCATTCCTGATGATAGTCTTCTACATAACTAGTGTTACCTTGTAGGAACTCACGAATCTCAGCCAATTCATCTTTTAATCGCGGCGGTAAAACAGCAAGTCCCATCACTTCAATCAGACCGATATTTTCCTTTTTGATATGATGAACATCTGCATGTGGATGGAATATTCCAAGTGGATGCTCATCGGTGGTCCGATTGTTTCGCAGCACAAGGTCAATTTCAAAGATTCCGTCGCGATTTCTTGCGATAGGCGTAATCGTGTTATGCGGGGTATCACCGGTAAAGGCAAATACATCTGCCTGCTCGTCAGTGTAACCTCGCCAGGTTTGAAGAATATGATCTGCTGCCGTAACAAGACTTTCTAAATTGCGTCCTTTTAAGCGGACAACAGACATTGGCCATTTTACTACAGAAGCTTTAATCTCAGGAAAGGGTGTTAATTCAAATGAAAATGCATCTGCCGCCTGAGTCATTGCAAACTCATATTGACCAGCCTGATAGTGATCATGAGACAGAATGGAACCGCCGACAATTGGTAAATCAGCATTGGACCCGATAAAGTAATGAGGGAATTTATCGGTAAAAGTAAGTAATCTTTCAAATGCCTTCCTGTCAATTTTCATATCCCGATGTTCTTCAGAAAGCAAAATACTATGCTCGTTATAGTAAACATATGGTGAATATTGCAAATACCAATTTTCTCCCATTAATGGAATATTGATAATCCTGTGATTCGCGCGTGCCGGATAGCCAGTTCTGCCGATATACCCTTCATTTTCCTTACATAAAAGACATTTAGGGTAGTTATACGTTTGCTTCATCTCGCGTTCTCGCTTGATTTGCTCCGGATCCTTTTCTGGCTTGGATAAATTGATGGTAATATCCATTTGACCGTAGGGGCTATCCACTTTATAAGAAATATTTTTCTTGATCCGATTCATCTGAATATAATTGCTATTTACACTAAGATTATAAAAAAAGTCGGTTGCCTCAGTCGGTGAACCATTATATTTTTGGTTAAAAATTGCATTAACAACTGAAGGTCTTGCAACAAAGCAATCCATAATATTTGCTGATAAAATTTCTTTGTCATCGAAGACATCCGCTATTCTGCCCTGTTCTACGGCACAGGTAATTAAGTTTTCTACGAGGTTTGGTATAGTATCATTGATTGGCTCGATCGTACCTTCTGGAAATGCCTCTAATCCTAATAGATTTATCACCTGATTACGAACATAATTCATATCGGCTGCTTCAATTAATTCCACTTCTAAAGCCTTTTGAAATAACCCAGCTAGATTCTGGTAAATCATTTTTACACTTCCTTCTCGTAGCCTTTTGGATGTGATGCATGCCAATTCCATGCATCCTCAATAATTTTTGTAACGGAAGTTCGTGTGGGATTCCAATCATATTAATCCTCCTTTGAAATTTCTTTTGCACCGTCACCTATTGCTGCAGTATAGAAGGTGGCATTATAGCCAACCACTTCATGATAAATGGCATTAATGTTTTCCTTGAATTCCTCTACTTTTTCATTTCTAACCAATGCAATGGCACACCCACCAAATCCAGCACCGGTCATACGTGCACCTAATACACCGTCTTGTTTCCATGCAGCTTGAACAATCGTATCAAGCTCAAGACCGGTTACCTCATAATCATCTCTTAAGGATTGATGGGATTCAATCATTAGTTTTCCAAAGCCTTGAAGGTCCCCTCGCTGCAGTTTTTCCAAAGCTTCAAGTGTACGTGCGTTTTCATATACGGCGTGTTTCGCACGTTTTTGATTAATCTCATTAGTAATTAAATGTTTATTCTTTTCAAATGTATCTGTCGTTAATTCTCCTAAGCTAGTAATCGATAACTCCCGTTGCAAATCTTTTAATGCTGCCTCACATTGGGCACGCCGTTCATTGTATTTAGACCCAGCTAAGGTGCGCTGTTTATTTGTATTAATAATCATAATCACATGATCTTTCATATTAATCGGTGCATACTGATATTCCAATGTTTCACAGTCTAACAGAATAGCGTGATCCTTCTTTCCTATACCAATCGCAAATTGATCCATAATCCCGCTGTTCACACCAATATACTGATTCTCAACCTTTTGTCCCAGTTGAACCATAGGGATTCTTTCCATATTTAAATCAAATAATCCATCTAATAAAACACCTGTTACTAACTCAATTGATGCAGAAGAAGAGAGACCAGCACCATTGGGAATATTTCCGTAGTACAGAATATCTGCACCCTGAGTGATTTCGTGACCTGCTTCTTTTATATAAAGAAGCATTCCTTTTGGATAGTTGGCCCAATTGTCAGATTCATTAAAAGTTAAATTAGATAAATCAGCTTCAATCACTCCAGTCTCTGGAAAATTCATGCTGTAGAAGCGAAACTTTTGATCATCCCGCTTTTGCCCTAGCGCATAAGTTCCGTATGAAATAGAAGCAGGGAACACATGCCCTCCGTTATAATCGGTATGTTCGCCAATCAGGTTGATTCTGCCTGGGGCAAAAAAGGTTCTAGGCGTCTCTGTTGTAATAAATATCGATTGAAATTCACTAGTTAAATTGGCTATAGTACGCATAATGCCTCCTAATAAAATGAGAAGTAATTTCGATGAAATACTTTCTAAGATGCAATATTATATCTTTATTAATTAATTTAATTAAGTTAATGTAAGTTTACTATGAGTTATTTGTAGACGCAATAAAAAAATATTATATAGTTCGGAGACTTATGATGTAAGAATTCTTGAGAAAAAGAAATAATTTATAGGCTACATGAAAATTCTATATAAAAGATAGCTTTTACTTATGGAAAATCAAGTAATTAGCTATCTTTTTTTTAACAGTTACTTTAGTCTATTATTAGGAACAAGCTATAAAGATTAGATGGAGGAAATGAAAATATGGATTTACCAAATTGTCCAAAATGTAATTCATCCTATACATATGAGGATGGAAGTCTTTTTGTCTGCCCGGAATGTGCTCATGAGTGGGCTTTAGAAGCTGAAATTAGTGAAGAGCAAAACGTTGTAAAGGATGCCAATGGAAATGTCCTAAACGATGGTGATTCGGTAACTGTAATAAAGGATTTAAAGGTAAAAGGTAGTTCTTCTACCTTAAAAGTCGGTACAAAGGTTAAAAATATCCGGTTAGTTGATGGCGACCATAATATTGATTGTAAAATCGATGGATTCGGAGCCATGAAATTAAAATCGGAATTTGTTAAAAAAGCTTAAAAATTTTTAGCTAAAAGCTAGGCGAGAGCCTAGCTTCTTTTAAAATATTTTGTAAATTTGTAAAGCTAATTTATAATGAAAATAAATAGAGCAGTGGGAAGTACAAGGAGGAATTTGCACGTGATCATTGCGATCATTATATTATTATTCGTTTCATTTTTCTTCTCAGGAAGTGAAACAGCGTTGACAGCCACTAATAAAATGAGGCTGCAAACAAGGGCTAGTCAAAACGACGCAAGGGCTGAAAAACTGTTAAACTTAGTCTCGAAACCGAGTGAATTTATTACGGCAATTCTTATCGGGAATAATATTGCGAATATTGTGCTGCCGACTCTGGTTACAACCTTGGCCATACAATATGGTTACAATGTGGCTATTGCTTCTGCGATTTTGACGGTTATAATTATTACCTTTTCTGAGGTTTTGCCAAAGTCAATCGCTGCAGCCTTTCCAGATCGTATTGCGTACCTTGTTTATCCAATCATCCAGTTTGTTATCATCATTTTAAAGCCAGTAACAATCATTTTGAATGGACTGACTGGATTTATTACAAAAGCTCTTTCCAGAGGCGAAGAAACAAATGTAACAATTTCCAAGGAAGAATTACGAGCAATGGTCGATATTGCCGACTCTGAAGGAATGTTTAAACAAGAGGAATCGCATCGGATTAAGGGAGTTCTTGATTTTTATAATTTAAATGTTAAGGATGTACTTAAAACGCCAAGGGTAGAAATTGTGGCACTCCCCTTTACAGCTACATTTGAAGAGGTAAGAGCAATTGTTATTGAGAATCCCTTTACAAGATATCCAGTCTATAAAGAGGATATTGATAATATTGTCGCAGTCTTCCATTCGAAATATTTATTATCGTGGTCTACTGAATCGGAGAAATCACTGGAATCATATAGTGATACCGATCCTTTGATTATCTATGAGTTTCAGGACATCGAATGGGTTTTCCGACGGATGACGAAAGAGAAAAAGCACATGGCTATTGTTTTGGATGAGTATGGCGGAACGGAAGGAATATTAACCCATGAAGATGTGATTGAGGCGATGATTGGGTTGGAAATTGAAGATGAAATGGACCTTGAGAATGAAGG from Neobacillus sp. FSL H8-0543 includes:
- a CDS encoding UDP-glucose--hexose-1-phosphate uridylyltransferase — its product is MIYQNLAGLFQKALEVELIEAADMNYVRNQVINLLGLEAFPEGTIEPINDTIPNLVENLITCAVEQGRIADVFDDKEILSANIMDCFVARPSVVNAIFNQKYNGSPTEATDFFYNLSVNSNYIQMNRIKKNISYKVDSPYGQMDITINLSKPEKDPEQIKREREMKQTYNYPKCLLCKENEGYIGRTGYPARANHRIINIPLMGENWYLQYSPYVYYNEHSILLSEEHRDMKIDRKAFERLLTFTDKFPHYFIGSNADLPIVGGSILSHDHYQAGQYEFAMTQAADAFSFELTPFPEIKASVVKWPMSVVRLKGRNLESLVTAADHILQTWRGYTDEQADVFAFTGDTPHNTITPIARNRDGIFEIDLVLRNNRTTDEHPLGIFHPHADVHHIKKENIGLIEVMGLAVLPPRLKDELAEIREFLQGNTSYVEDYHQEWADQLKVEYGSISDPEQAEAILQKELGKKFVRVLEDAGVLKERETFDRFINTINK
- a CDS encoding alpha/beta hydrolase codes for the protein MPTLKSYFLKKGIQLGVRRLKRKKTLKVTGVEEQRQLLNSTAKRWIKMPPNCTVESAQIEGMYCEWISNKQTVKNKVILYLHGGAYGYCSADTHRTLAARIMIESGVKVLLPEYRLAPEHPFPAAPEDTLVIYHWLLDQGYEPSNIIFAGDSAGGGLSVASTLLLRDRNEPLPAAVICLSPWADLTSSGPSYSKNREKDPYLNPELVKVAAQAYAGSESLDHNLISPVFADFSGFPPLYIQVGSIEILLSDAEKLAQQAKLAGVNVTLTVWKGMWHVFQMSQSIPEAKQAVKEISEFVKKTFELGHTT
- a CDS encoding galactokinase; this translates as MRTIANLTSEFQSIFITTETPRTFFAPGRINLIGEHTDYNGGHVFPASISYGTYALGQKRDDQKFRFYSMNFPETGVIEADLSNLTFNESDNWANYPKGMLLYIKEAGHEITQGADILYYGNIPNGAGLSSSASIELVTGVLLDGLFDLNMERIPMVQLGQKVENQYIGVNSGIMDQFAIGIGKKDHAILLDCETLEYQYAPINMKDHVIMIINTNKQRTLAGSKYNERRAQCEAALKDLQRELSITSLGELTTDTFEKNKHLITNEINQKRAKHAVYENARTLEALEKLQRGDLQGFGKLMIESHQSLRDDYEVTGLELDTIVQAAWKQDGVLGARMTGAGFGGCAIALVRNEKVEEFKENINAIYHEVVGYNATFYTAAIGDGAKEISKED
- a CDS encoding aldose epimerase family protein, whose amino-acid sequence is MNIETKDVLGMWKEYTLTNDLGMSVSVLDYGGIITKIIVPDRNGNRENVVLGYKNYQDYNQNSNYFGALIGRVGGRIQGASFELGNKTYNLAANNGNNHLHGGPEGFHQVIWEVAPFLTEEAVGLSLTHKSMDGEGGYPGNIDVTVTYTLTNENELDLNYLASSDQTSPITLTNHTYFNLSGSLKNTVHEHRVAIDSSKFVELDKELIPTGNLIHVEGTPFDFRDDRLLGDGFNDDTEQNKIAGNGYDHYFILDHISDTQVTVQEPASGRVMTLKTTQPGLVLYTANGLAEDLNLAGGLSRKYLGVCFETQASPASLHHEGFPSVILQAGEKYSEQTVFTFSSK
- a CDS encoding zinc ribbon domain-containing protein YjdM — translated: MDLPNCPKCNSSYTYEDGSLFVCPECAHEWALEAEISEEQNVVKDANGNVLNDGDSVTVIKDLKVKGSSSTLKVGTKVKNIRLVDGDHNIDCKIDGFGAMKLKSEFVKKA
- a CDS encoding ROK family transcriptional regulator, which codes for MQRGTFQLMKSVNKSIILNKIRTSESISRAQIAKETRLTPPTVSSIVKELMEQELVRESTLGHSSGGRKPTMLHINTDTFFVIGLDAGPETVEGVLTDLTGEILHRTSSLIEKPITNEQFISILKENIYTILKLSQIDHDKIIGIGIAMHGVVDIKSGTSLVAPILNLSNIPIKDELEEEFNLTVKVENDARAMALGESWFGGHGDVDSMVAVNIGRGVGAGIVINGRLYHGAQGIAGEFGHMTIDINGELCECGNLGCLQTFVSGSAIAERAAKQIKDNGSGVTGKEVFELAQNGNQSYIDLLHETGKIIGIGLTNLIHLINPSEIVLGGGVMKSEELIMPAILETIKQRVLTTEARQTKVGVTGLGDEATLLGAVSLLLVELFDPVTKIG
- a CDS encoding CNNM domain-containing protein → MIIAIIILLFVSFFFSGSETALTATNKMRLQTRASQNDARAEKLLNLVSKPSEFITAILIGNNIANIVLPTLVTTLAIQYGYNVAIASAILTVIIITFSEVLPKSIAAAFPDRIAYLVYPIIQFVIIILKPVTIILNGLTGFITKALSRGEETNVTISKEELRAMVDIADSEGMFKQEESHRIKGVLDFYNLNVKDVLKTPRVEIVALPFTATFEEVRAIVIENPFTRYPVYKEDIDNIVAVFHSKYLLSWSTESEKSLESYSDTDPLIIYEFQDIEWVFRRMTKEKKHMAIVLDEYGGTEGILTHEDVIEAMIGLEIEDEMDLENEGLVEKLTATEIICEGKIPLHQLNSIFHTSIPEEEDVLAGYLLRRLDDFPEEGQIIEQDDLTFKILETEGRTLKKVQIIK